The genome window CGACGTGCTGCACTACGTCGCGGCGAAGCGGCTGGCGCGCAAGCGGCTCACCGTCGTGGACGCGACCAACGTGCAGGCGTTCGCGCGCAAAGGGCTGCTCAAGCTCGCGAAGCAGTACCACGTGCTGCCCGTCGCCATCGTGCTCAACCTGCCGGAAGCCGTCTGCCAGGCCCGCAACGACGCGCGGCCTGACCGCGGCTTCGGCCCGCACGTCGTGCGCAACCACCTCCGCGACCTGAAGCGCTCGCTGCGGCACCTCCGCAAAGAAGGCTTTCGTTACGTCCACGTGCTCACCACGCCCGAGGAGGTCGACGCGGTGACCATCGAGCGGACGCGGCTCTGGAACGACAAGCGCGACGAGCACGGCCCGTTTGACCTCATTGGCGACGTGCACGGCTGCCGCGCCGAACTCGACGCGCTGCTGGCTGAGCTTGGCTACACGGAGGACCCCGCGCACGTGTTCGACGGCGTCCCGGCGCTGCGTCATCCCGAGGGGCGGCAGGCGTTCTTCGTGGGCGACCTCGTGGACCGCGGCCCCGACAGCCTCGGCGTCTACCGGCGCGTCCGTGCGATGGTGGAAGTTGGCACCGCGCTCGCCGTGCCCGGTAACCACGACGACAAACTCGTGCGGAAGCTGCGCGGCCGGAAGGTCAAGGTGGCGCACGGGCTGCAGCAGACGCTCGACGAGATCGCCGCGCTGCCTGACGAGGCGCGCCCCGCATTCGAGCGCGGCATGGCCGACTTCCTCAGCGGGCTGGTGAGCCACTACGTTCTCGACGAGGGTCGCCTCGTGGTGGCGCACGCCGGGATGCGCGAGGACCTGCAGGGCCGCACGTCGCGGCGCGTGCGCGACTTCGCGCTCTATGGCGAGACGACCGGCGAAACCGACGAGTTCGGCCTGCCGGTCCGCCACAACTGGGCGGCGGAGTATCGCGGCAGCGCGTCCGTCGTCTACGGGCACACGCCGGTCCCGCACGCCGAGTGGCTCAACGACACAATCAACATCGACACAGGCTGCGTTTTCGGGGGGCAGCTCACAGCGCTCCGCTGGCCCGAGCGCGAACTCGTGTCGGTGCCCGCCGCCGAGACCTACGCGGAGCCAGCACGCCCCTTCCTCGAAACGCCTGCCGACAGCACTGATCTCACGGCGCAGCAACTCCTTGACCAAGACCTTGACCTCGCTGACGTGGCAGGCAAGCAGCGCATCACGACGCGTCTGCGCCCAACGGTCACGATCCGCGAGGAGCAGGCGACGGCCGCGCTGGAGGTGATGAGCCGCTTCGCCGCCGACCCACGCTGGCTCGTCTACCTCCCGCCGACGATGTCGCCTGTGGAGACGAGCACGCGCGAGGGCTACCTAGAGCACCCGGCCGAGGCCTTCGCCTACTACCGCGAGCGTGGCCAGACGACCGTCGTGTGCGAGGAGAAGCACATGGGCAGTCGCGCCGTCGTGGTGGTGTGCCGCGATGCCGAGGCCGCTGCGCGCCGCTTTGGTGTCGATACAGGCGAGGACGGCATCGTCTACACCCGCACGGGCCGCCGCTTCTTCGAGGACCGCACCGTCGAAACCGCTTTGCTCGACCGCGTGCGGCAGGCGATGAACGCGGCGGGCTTCTGGGAGCGTTTCAGCACCGACTGGGCCGTGCTCGACGCCGAGCTGATGCCGTGGAGCGCGAAGGCGCAGGCGCTCCTGCGTCAGCAGTATGCCGCCACCGGAGCCGCCGCCCGCGCCGCGCTGCCGGAGGTGGTGGACGTGCTCGCGCAGGCCAACGAGACCGGCCTCGACGTGACAAACCTTCTCCAGCAGACCCGCACTCGCCTCGCCGACGCCGAGCGCTTCACCACGGCCTATCGCGGCTACTGCTGGCCTGTCGAGAGCGTGGACGACCTGCGGCTCGCGCCGTTTCACCTGCTGGCGACGGAGGGCGCGGTGCACGTCGACCAGGACCACGGCTGGCACATGGACACGCTCGCCAACCTCGTGGCGGCGGGCGACGAGACGCTGCACCCGACCGCTGTGCGCGTCGTGGACGTGACTGACCCGGAGGCCGTCGAGGCCGCGACAGCGTGGTGGGCCGCCATGACCAAGGCGGGCGGCGAGGGCATGGTCGTCAAGCCGCTCGACTTCATCGCGCAGGGCAAGCGCGGCGTCATCCAGCCCGCCGTGAAGTGTCGGGGGCGCGAATACCTCCGCATCATCTACGGCCCGGAATACACGCGGCCCGAGCACCTGGAGCGGCTGCGCCGGCGCGGCCTCAAGCGCAAGCGCTCGCTCGCGCTGCGGGAGTTCGCGCTCGGCGTAGAAGGGCTGGAGCGGTTCGTCCGCCAGGAGCCGCTGCGCCGCGTCCACGCCTGCGCCTTTGGGGTGCTCGCCCTCGAATCCGACCCCGTCGACCCCAGGTTGTAGGACGGCCGGACCGTGCCTCGACTGTGCGTCGACTAGGGCGTGTGGACATTGATCGGGTCAGGTGCTCACGAGACGCCGTTTGCGTCTCCGAAAGGCGCACGAGGAGCGC of Bacteroidota bacterium contains these proteins:
- a CDS encoding polynucleotide kinase-phosphatase encodes the protein MTIQIPEFAFVVLIGPSGSGKSTFAARHFQPTEVLSSDTCRALVSDDENSMDASQDAFDVLHYVAAKRLARKRLTVVDATNVQAFARKGLLKLAKQYHVLPVAIVLNLPEAVCQARNDARPDRGFGPHVVRNHLRDLKRSLRHLRKEGFRYVHVLTTPEEVDAVTIERTRLWNDKRDEHGPFDLIGDVHGCRAELDALLAELGYTEDPAHVFDGVPALRHPEGRQAFFVGDLVDRGPDSLGVYRRVRAMVEVGTALAVPGNHDDKLVRKLRGRKVKVAHGLQQTLDEIAALPDEARPAFERGMADFLSGLVSHYVLDEGRLVVAHAGMREDLQGRTSRRVRDFALYGETTGETDEFGLPVRHNWAAEYRGSASVVYGHTPVPHAEWLNDTINIDTGCVFGGQLTALRWPERELVSVPAAETYAEPARPFLETPADSTDLTAQQLLDQDLDLADVAGKQRITTRLRPTVTIREEQATAALEVMSRFAADPRWLVYLPPTMSPVETSTREGYLEHPAEAFAYYRERGQTTVVCEEKHMGSRAVVVVCRDAEAAARRFGVDTGEDGIVYTRTGRRFFEDRTVETALLDRVRQAMNAAGFWERFSTDWAVLDAELMPWSAKAQALLRQQYAATGAAARAALPEVVDVLAQANETGLDVTNLLQQTRTRLADAERFTTAYRGYCWPVESVDDLRLAPFHLLATEGAVHVDQDHGWHMDTLANLVAAGDETLHPTAVRVVDVTDPEAVEAATAWWAAMTKAGGEGMVVKPLDFIAQGKRGVIQPAVKCRGREYLRIIYGPEYTRPEHLERLRRRGLKRKRSLALREFALGVEGLERFVRQEPLRRVHACAFGVLALESDPVDPRL